The nucleotide window GACAATCTCTGGATTGAACCCGGCCGGGAATTTAGTACGCTCATCATAGCGGGCATTGCGGCGGTCGGCTCCACTCAGGTTGGCCTGGGTTAAATTCGCGCCACAGAAGTTACAGGAGTGAATATCCGCCATAGATAGATTGGCACCCTGGAGATTGGCATCGGCAAAATTTGCCCCCTGTAAGTCCGTTAAGCGAAAGTTGGCCTGGCTCAAGTTACTACCTTGGAAGTTGGCCTGGTTGAGTTCCTGGGCCTGGCAGTCAATTCCAGTCAGGTTAAGTCCCTGAAAATCTCGCGCTCCTTGGGCATAGGCGGCAATCAGTTGGGCAGCATTGAGGGCAACTGTGGGTGGGGTGAGTTCTGGGCCTGGAGAGCTATCTAGGGGCTGAGGTGGGGGACTGACGGGTTGGGTTTGGGTGGGGGATTGAGGGGAACCGTGGCGGTGGATAGTTTCTAAATAGGCATCCGTTAAGTTGGTCCCAATCAGACAGGTATTCCTGAGATTAGCCTGGTCAAGATTGGCCCGCTCTAAATTGGCATCCCGGAGATCGCAATTTTCCAGGTTGGCCTGGGCTAGATTTGCGGCCTGGAGATTGATCCCCACCAAAACAGCCCTCTGGAGATTGGCCCCTTGAAGGTTAATGCCGACAAAATTACGCTCCCCCTGTTGATACCGTGCTTGCAGATCTGCTCCCTTATCTTGGGCGATGGGGTTTTGTGGCTGCTGGTGGCTAAAGCCAGTGGGGTCAGGGTGGGTTGGTACTGTTGCTGCCGTCATAAACCGTTCCCTTCATCACCATGAGTTG belongs to Pseudocalidococcus azoricus BACA0444 and includes:
- a CDS encoding pentapeptide repeat-containing protein → MTAATVPTHPDPTGFSHQQPQNPIAQDKGADLQARYQQGERNFVGINLQGANLQRAVLVGINLQAANLAQANLENCDLRDANLERANLDQANLRNTCLIGTNLTDAYLETIHRHGSPQSPTQTQPVSPPPQPLDSSPGPELTPPTVALNAAQLIAAYAQGARDFQGLNLTGIDCQAQELNQANFQGSNLSQANFRLTDLQGANFADANLQGANLSMADIHSCNFCGANLTQANLSGADRRNARYDERTKFPAGFNPEIVGMVKAS